From Ammospiza caudacuta isolate bAmmCau1 chromosome 15, bAmmCau1.pri, whole genome shotgun sequence, a single genomic window includes:
- the GMEB2 gene encoding glucocorticoid modulatory element-binding protein 2, whose product MATPDVSVHMEEVVVVTTPDGAVDGAAMEEVKTVLVTTNLSQHGGDINEDTLETENAAAAAAAAFTASTDLKEAVLVKMAEDEDSLEAEIVYPITCGDSKANLIWRKFVCPGINVKCVQFHDHLISPKEFVHLAGKSTLKDWKRAIRMNGIMLRKIMDSGELDFYQHTKVCSNTCRSTKIDLTGARVSLTSQTSTEYIPLTPASADVNGSPATITIETCEDTSDWSTSIGDDTFAFWQGLKDSGLLEEVIHEFHQELVETMKGLQQRAQDPPLQLGDAVLLNNVVQNFGMLDLVKKVLASHKCQMDRSREQYTRDLAALEQQCDEHRKRAKELKHKSQHLNNVLMTLTPVSVPTPLKRPRLTRATSGPAAITSQVLSQPAQLTVTPGVPVSQIANLPLGKVVSALPPSVLGKSPAQPPAASSPASPLLGGYTVLASAGSTFPGTVEIHPDASNLTVLSTAAVQDGSTVVKVVSPFQLLTLPGLGTTIQNVTQIAPGGSTVVTVPSGAAEAAGDEHAAAAIEVTAVADEAEQK is encoded by the exons ATGGCGACGCCGGACGTCAGCGTGCACAtggaggaggtggtggtggtgacCACGCCGGACGGCGCCGTGGACGGCGCTGCCATGGAGGAGGTCAAGACAGTGCTGGTCACCACCAACCTGTCCCAGCACGG CGGTGACATCAATGAAGACACTCTGGAGActgaaaatgcagctgctgcagctgctgctgccttcacgGCCTCCACAGACCTGAAGGAAGCGGTTCTAG TGAAGATGGCTGAAGATGAGGACAGTTTGGAGGCAGAGATTGTCTACCCCATCACCTGCGGGGACAGCAAAGCCAACCTCATCTGGAGGAAGTTTGTATGCCCTGGAATCAATGTGAAGTGTGTGCAG TTTCATGATCACCTCATCAGCCCCAAGGAGTTTGTGCACCTGGCAGGGAAGTCGACCTTGAAGGATTGGAAGCGGGCGATCCGGATGAACGGGATCATGCTCCG GAAGATTATGGACTCAGGAGAGCTGGATTTCTACCAGCACACAAAGGTCTGTTCCAACACCTGCCGGAGCACCAAGATTGACCTGACAGGAGCCAGGGTGTCCCTGACCAGCCAGACATCAACAGAGTACATCCCTCTGActcctgcctctgctgatg TGAACGGATCCCCAGCTACAATAACCATAGAAACATGCGAGGACACCAGCGATTGGAGCACCAGCATTGGAG ATGACACCTTTGCTTTTTGGCAAGGTCTGAAGGACAGTGGTCTCCTGGAAGAAGTGATCCATGAGTTCCACCAAGAGCTGGTGGAGACCATGAAGGGCTTGCAGCAGCGAGCACAGGATCCCCCACTGCAGCTTGGGG ACGCTGTTTTACTCAACAACGTAGTCCAGAACTTTGGGATGCTGGATCTGGTCAAGAAGGTCCTGGCCAGCCACAAGTGCCAGATGGATCGCTCGAGGGAGCAGTACACACGGGATTTGGCAG ctctggagcagcagtgtgACGAGCACCGCAAGCGAGCGAAGGAGCTGAAGCACAAATCGCAGCATCTCAACAACGTCCTGATGACCCTCACACCCGTCTCTGTTCCCACACCTCTGAAACGCCCCCGGCTCACCAGGGCCACCTCCGGACCAGCTGCCATCACCTCCCAAGTCCTGTCCCAGCCAGCGCAGCTCACTGTCACCCCTGGTGTCCCAGTATCCCAGATTGCCAACCTCCCTCTTGGCAAAGTGGTCTCGGCCCTCCCTCCTTCGGTGCTGGGGAagagcccggcccagccccccGCCGCCAGCTCCCCGGCCTCCCCTCTGCTGGGGGGGTACACGGTGCTGGCCTCCGCCGGCTCCACCTTCCCCGGCACCGTGGAGATCCACCCGGACGCTTCCAACCTGACGGTGCTGAGCACGGCTGCGGTCCAGGACGGCAGCACGGTGGTGAAGGTggtgagccccttccagctcctgacCCTTCCAGGACTTGGCACGACCATCCAGAATGTGACACAAATAGCTCCCGGCGGGAGCACGGTGGTGACTGTCCCGTCCGGGGCCGCTGAGGCCGCCGGGGACGAGCACGCTGCCGCCGCCATCGAGGTGACCGCGGTGGCCGACGAGGCGGAGCAGAAGTGA
- the STMN3 gene encoding stathmin-3 isoform X1, with amino-acid sequence MAISYFSAYKEKMKELSLLSLICSCFHTQPHPNTIYQYGDMEVKQLDKRASGQSFEVILKSPSDLSPESPILSSPPKKKDLSLEELQRRLEAAEERRKTQEAQVLKQLAEKREHEREVLHKALEENNNFSRLAEEKLNYKMELSREIREAHLAALRERLREKELHAAEVRRNKEQREEISG; translated from the exons ATGgctatttcatatttttcagcctacaaggagaaaatgaaggagctgtctctgctctccctcaTCTGCTCCTGTTTCCAcacccagccccatcccaacaCCATCTACCAGTATGGAG aTATGGAGGTGAAGCAGCTGGATAAGAGGGCATCAGGCCAGAGCTTCGAAGTGATCCTGAAGTCCCCTTCAGATTTATCTCCTGAGAGCCCaatcctctcctcccctcccaagAAGAAGGATTTgtccctggaggagctgcagaggaggctggaggctgcagaggagaggaggaag ACCCAGGAGGCGCAGGTGCTGAAGCAGCTGGCGGAGAAGCGGGAGCACGAGCGGGAGGTGCTGCACAAGGCGCTGGAGGAGAACAACAACTTCAGCCGCCTGGCCGAGGAGAAGCTCAACTACAAgatggagctgagcagggagatcCGTGAGGCACACCTCGCTGCCTTGAGGGAGCGGCTCCGCGAGAAG GAACTGCACGCGGCCGAGGTCCGCAGGAACAAGGAACAGCGGGAGGAGATCTCTGGATAA
- the STMN3 gene encoding stathmin-3 isoform X2 encodes MASTVSAYKEKMKELSLLSLICSCFHTQPHPNTIYQYGDMEVKQLDKRASGQSFEVILKSPSDLSPESPILSSPPKKKDLSLEELQRRLEAAEERRKTQEAQVLKQLAEKREHEREVLHKALEENNNFSRLAEEKLNYKMELSREIREAHLAALRERLREKELHAAEVRRNKEQREEISG; translated from the exons cctacaaggagaaaatgaaggagctgtctctgctctccctcaTCTGCTCCTGTTTCCAcacccagccccatcccaacaCCATCTACCAGTATGGAG aTATGGAGGTGAAGCAGCTGGATAAGAGGGCATCAGGCCAGAGCTTCGAAGTGATCCTGAAGTCCCCTTCAGATTTATCTCCTGAGAGCCCaatcctctcctcccctcccaagAAGAAGGATTTgtccctggaggagctgcagaggaggctggaggctgcagaggagaggaggaag ACCCAGGAGGCGCAGGTGCTGAAGCAGCTGGCGGAGAAGCGGGAGCACGAGCGGGAGGTGCTGCACAAGGCGCTGGAGGAGAACAACAACTTCAGCCGCCTGGCCGAGGAGAAGCTCAACTACAAgatggagctgagcagggagatcCGTGAGGCACACCTCGCTGCCTTGAGGGAGCGGCTCCGCGAGAAG GAACTGCACGCGGCCGAGGTCCGCAGGAACAAGGAACAGCGGGAGGAGATCTCTGGATAA